In Chitinophaga sp. H8, the sequence TTTCTTCGTATAAATATTCTTTAGCATGCAAGTATTAAAATTTGGCGGCACTTCTGTGGGAAGTACCAAGGCAATAGAACAGGTTTGTCACATTCTTCAGCACCATAAACCAGCCGGACAGTATGCCATTGTGGTATCAGCTATGGGTGGTATTACGGACAAGCTGATTCAATGCGGACAACTCGCCGGGCAAGGACAGGAACAATACCGGGTGATTTTACAGGAAATTGAAACCAGGCATCTGGATACGATCCGGGAACTGTTTCCTATTACTGCACAAAGCAGCCTGATCAGTCAGCTAAAGAAAAAACTCAATACGCTTGAAAGCCTGTGTGATGGTATATTCCAGGTAGGTGAGCTGAGTAAACGCTCTTTAGATAAAATTATGAGCTTCGGAGAACTGATCTCTTCCGTCCTCGTAGCAGAAAAATTAAAGCAACAAGGGCTGTATGCCGGGTGGAAAGACAGCCGGGAGCTGATCGTTACGGATGAATATTTTGGTAATGCCCGGGTAGATTTTCCGGCTACCAATCATCAGATCGCTGAATATTTCCAGGCAGCCCCGGCCGACTATATCGTATTTCCTGGTTTTGTAGCTCGCTCCCCCAGCGGAGAAACAACTACCCTGGGCCGGGGTGGTTCTGATTACACTGCTGCTATCATCGCTGCTGCTACCCATGCAGAAGTGCTGGACATCTGGACAGATGTAAGTGGTATGATGACGGCCGATCCCCGCCTGGTATCCCAGGCCATTCCCATCACCCATATTTCCTATGAGGAAGCAATGGAGCTATCTCACTTTGGCGCTAAAGTGATCTACCCTCCTACCATCCAACCTGTCATGGACAAACGTATTCCGATCTGGATCAAAAATACTTTTGCCCCTGCCGATCATGGCACCCTCATTCAGGACAATGCAGACCGCAGCTTCCCGGTTACCGGTATTTCCGGTATCCAGCATATCGCCCTGCTTACCCTGGAAGGAAGCGGCATGGTAGGTATCCCCGGATTCTCCAAAAGGCTGTTTGACGCCCTGCTGCAGGAACGGATCAACGTGATATTAATTACCCAGAGCTCGTCGGAACACTCTATTACCGTAGGTATTCATGAAGTGGATATGCTGAAAGCCAAAACAGCAGTAGACAGCGAGTTTTCCCAGGAGATACAGGAAAAGCATATAGAACCGCTGATTGTAGAAAGGGACATGAGCATTGTAGCGATCGTGGGAGATAAAATGAAAAACCACCATGGCACCAGCGGCAAATTATTCAGCGCCCTGGGCAGGAATGGCGTGAATGTAAGAGCGATTGCGCAGGGTTCTACAGAGAAAAATATCTCTACCGTTATCAATAAAGCAGATATCAGGAAAGCCCTGAACGTATTGCATGAAGCCTTTTTTGAAACGCCTTTAAAGCAGGTGAACATATTTATTGCCGGCGTAGGCAATGTAGGCAGCAAGCTACTGGAGCAGCTGCACCAGCAAAATACTTACCTGCAAAACGAATTAGGCTTGCAGGTACGGGTTATTGGATTGGCCAACAGCAAAAAGATGCTGCTGCAGGATAATAGTTTTGACCTGGAACAATGGCGGGAGCAGCTGGCCACCGGTGAGCCTACCGATATGCCCGCCTTTGTGCAGATGATCAAAACCCTTAACCTGCGCAACAGTGTATTTATAGATAATACTGCCAGCAAAGAGGTAGCTGCAGTATATGGAGAATTTTTACAGCATGGTATTTCTGTGGTAACCTGCAATAAAATTGCCTGTTCATCAGCATACAGTGATTACAAAAAGCTGAAAGACCTGGGGCGTCAGTTTAATGCCTCTTTCCTTTTTGAAACCAATGTAGGAGCCGGGCTTCCTGTGATCAATACACTGAACGACCTGATCAGAAGCGGCGATAAAGTGCGCAGCATCGAAGCCGTACTTTCCGGTAGCCTTAATTTTGTATTCAACAATTTTGTGCAGGATGCCAGTTTCCGGACAGTGGTAAAGGCCGCACAGGATGAAGGCTATACCGAACCGGACCCACGCATAGATCTGAGCGGTGTGGACGTGATGCGTAAAATCCTGATCCTGGCACGTGAAAGCGGTGCAGTGATGGAACTGGATGATATTACCAATCATTCCTTTTTGCCCGCAGCCTGTCTGGACGCTCCTTCTGTAGCCGATTTCTACGAACAGCTGGATGTACATGCCGGGCACTTCCTGGCTATCCGCCAGCAAGCCGATGCAGTGGGCAAGAAGCTCAAGTTTGTAGCAAAGTATGAAGACGGCAAAGCATCCGTTGGCTTACAATCTGTAGCCCCCGATCATCCGTTCTACAACCTGGAAGGAAAAGATAATATCGTATTGTATACCACCCACCGTTATGCAGCCCAACCGCTGATCGTAAAAGGTGCTGGCGCAGGAGCCGATGTTACCGCCTCCGGTATCTTTGCGGATATTATCAGAACGGCGCGGTAAGCGTCACAAAAACAACACTGCATACTAAAGACCGTAAACTGTAAGTAATGGATGCTATAAAAGTATTTGCTCCCGGTACCGTGGCCAACGTAGCCTGTGGCTTTGATGTAATAGGCCTGGCCATGGATGCCCCCGGAGATGAAATGATATTAAGAAGAACCGATAAACCCGGTATTACCATATCCGCTATTCACGGCGCTAATCTGCCTACAGATCCGTTGCAGAATGTAGCGGGCGTAGCTGTACAGGCATTACTACAGAAGTATGCCAACCCGGATATTGGCATTGACATAGAAATATTCAAAAACATACATCCCGGTAGTGGTATTGGCTCCAGTGCTGCCAGCAGTGCTGGAGCGGTAGTAGGGGTCAATCATTTGCTGGGGCAGCCTTTTACCCCTAAACAACTGGTGCGCTTTGCAATGGAAGGCGAACGCCTGGCCAGTGGTGCGGCGCATGCCGACAATGTAGCGCCTGCAGTAATGGGTGGTTTTACCCTTGTAAGAAGTTATAAGCCCCTGGATATTACCAGCCTGCATACACCTGCCGACTTATGGGTAAGCGTGATACATCCCCAGATAGAGGTAAAAACTTCTGATGCGCGGGAGATCCTGAAACAAAAAGTACTGATGACAGATGCTATCCGCCAATGGGGAAACGTAGGGGCGTTAGTAGCAGGATTGTACCAGGAAAATTATGACCTGATCAGCCGGGCGCTGGAAGATGTTATTGTAGAACCGGTACGTGCCATCCTCATTCCGGCTTTCTACGCACTCAAAACCAAATGCAAGGATGCCGGCGCATTGGGCGGTGGTATCTCCGGATCCGGCCCTTCTGTATTTATGCTGAGCAAAGGAGAAGAAAATGCGAGGAAGGTAGCCGCTATGATGGATACCATCTATGCACCGTTGGGCGTGGATTATAAAATCTATGTGTCCAAAATCAACACACAGGGGGTGAAAGTTATTTAATCGTACCCTGCAAAACAGCTAAACTGATCAAAGCATGCATTATTATAGTTTACAAAATCCCCAGCACCGGGTATCCTTTGAAGAAGCAGTGGTAAAAGGCCTGGCACCTGATAAAGGATTATATTTTCCCGATCATATTCCGCAGCTGGACAAGGATTTTATTGACCACCTGGAACAATATGACGACCTGGATATTGCTTACCGTGTCATCAGCCCTTTTGTTGGCCACGAGATTCCGGAAGCGGATTTAAAACAAATCATTAAAGACACGCTGCACTTTCCCTTTCCACTGGAAAAAGTAGCCGATCATATTTATGCGCTGGAACTGTTTCATGGGCCCACGCTGGCATTTAAAGATGTGGGCGCCCGGTTTATGGCAGGCTGCCTGGGATACTTCCGCCGCAACAGCACCAGGCCTGTTACGGTACTGGTAGCTACTTCCGGCGATACCGGCGGTGCAGTAGCACATGGGTTCTATAATGTACCCGGCATACGTGTGGTGATCCTCTACCCTTCCGGTAAAGTAAGCACCCTGCAGGAAAAACAACTTACCACCCTGGGCGGAAACATTGTAGCCCTGGAAATACAAGGCACTTTTGACGACTGCCAGCAGCTGGTAAAAACAGCTTTTCTGGACGACGACCTGCAGGCACACTGCCAGCTTACGTCGGCCAACTCTATCAATGTAGCCCGCTGGTTGCCACAGATGTTCTATTACTTCCTGGCCTACAAGCAAATGAAACAGGCCTATCCACACCTGGTATTTTCTGTGCCCAGCGGTAACTTCGGCAATATCTGCGCCGGGATGATGGCAGCAGCGATGGGCATGCCGGTACAGCGGTTTATTGCTGCTACCAATATTAATGATACGGTACCCCGGTTTATGGAAACCGGAAAATATACCCCAGGCAAAGCTACGCCTACACTGTCCAACGCGATGGATGTAGCCGACCCCAGCAATTTCGTACGCATATTGCGGTTATTCTCCGATAACCTGCCTGCCCTCCGCGAAAAGCTGACTTCAGGCAGTTTTACAGATGCGGCTACCGTAACAACAATGGAAACAGTATGGGCACAGCACCATTACATGCTGGACCCACATGGGGCGGTAGGCTACCTGGGACTGGAAAAATACTTCCAACCCGCTCCCGGCACGGCAGGCATTTTCCTGGAAACAGCACATCCCATAAAATTTGCTGATACTGCCCCGGCAGGGTTACAGGATAAAATAACCGCTCCGGCACGTATTCAGGAACTGTACGACCAGCCCAAAGCAGCTGTTTTACTGCCAGACAATTACGCTGCACTGAAACAATGGCTGCTGGCCAACGGATAACAACCTGTAGCAGCAGGCCACTATGTAATAGCCCCGCGGCTGCCGGATTGATATTTCGGATTTACAATTATACACTATAGATTTGAGGGCTGATGCTAATATAGCTGGTTCACGCTTTAAACATGGCCAACCTGGCATCATCACAAATCAATATTCATGAAGTATTTAGCAATACTCTTTTTAACAGCTTGCCTGTCGTGCCAATCCAGCACCCACAGGCAAGCTGTTACTACTGCCGCCGATACCGTGTTGTACAGCCCCCTCATCGTTCCCTATACAGATTCTATTCAGCAATTCCCGGAGAAACATGAGCTGTATTACCGGCGTGGCTTATTGCTATTCAATACGCACCCTAAACTCGCACAAACAGATTTTGAAAAAGCCGGTGCGCTGGCCCCTGCCATTACGGATTATTGGGCAGGCGCAGGTGAAGCAGCGCTACTGAATAATGAATACAGTAAAGCAGTAGCGCATTTTCATCAGGCCCTGCAAACAGCTCCCGGTTATGGGTATCTTCAATACCGGCTGGCTACCGCCATGGTGGAAAACCAGTCGTATAAATCGGCCGATAGCCTGGCAGATATTCTGGCACATGGCCAGGGACCGCGTGACCAGGCCTATTACCTCAAGGCACGTATTGCGGAAGACCGCAGGGATACTGCGCAGGCCATCAAACACCTCACCGCCGCCATTTCCATTGCCGGCCCGCACAGTGAATATGATGCCGTAATGGAACTGGGCGATCTGCTGCAGGCGCAACGCTCCCCTGCCGCACTCCACTATTATGATCTTGCTTACCAGCTGGACTCCACCAATGCGGAACCATTATATAGCAAAGGACAATACGAGGAACAGCTGGGCAAAACTGCCGATGCTGTAAAATCCTATCGTCAGGCTATCTTAACAGATCCCGGTTATCAGGCGGCGTATATGTCGCTCGGAAAAATAAGCATGGCACAGCAGCACTGGAAAGAAGGTGTGCAGTATTTTAACATGGCTGCCAAAACCTCCCCTACCGATGCAGCCGCCTATTACTACCGCGCTTCGTGCTACGAAAAACTGGGCAATAAAACATTGGCCATAGAAGATTATACCAAAGCGCTTTCGTTCAAAAAAGCATATCCTGAAGCACAGCAGGCACTGGATAGGTTGTTAAAATAGCGATTAGCTGTTAGCTTTTAGCCATTAGCCGATTATGTCATGTTTATCAAAGAGAATATACAGCCTATTTTTCATTACTTCCAGTAAAATGCAATAAGCTAAAAGCTAATGGCTAAAAGCTAACAGCTATTTTTACTAGCTTTACATAGAATTAAACATTTCGATTTTGGAAAAACAGCAAGTATTGATTGCCCCGTCCCTCCTGGCGGCAAACTTTTTGGAATTGGGTAAAGAAGTGGAGATGGTAAACCGGAGTGAAGCAGACTGGTTTCACCTGGATGTGATGGATGGCCGTTTTGTACCGAACATCAGTTATGGCCTGCCGGTGATTGCACAAATAAAAAAAGCGGCACGCAAGCCTTGTGATGTACACCTGATGATAGAAGAGCCGGAGAAGTATGCGGACGCCTTTCAAAAAGCAGGTGCCGATATATTAACGGTACATGC encodes:
- the thrA gene encoding bifunctional aspartate kinase/homoserine dehydrogenase I, with translation MQVLKFGGTSVGSTKAIEQVCHILQHHKPAGQYAIVVSAMGGITDKLIQCGQLAGQGQEQYRVILQEIETRHLDTIRELFPITAQSSLISQLKKKLNTLESLCDGIFQVGELSKRSLDKIMSFGELISSVLVAEKLKQQGLYAGWKDSRELIVTDEYFGNARVDFPATNHQIAEYFQAAPADYIVFPGFVARSPSGETTTLGRGGSDYTAAIIAAATHAEVLDIWTDVSGMMTADPRLVSQAIPITHISYEEAMELSHFGAKVIYPPTIQPVMDKRIPIWIKNTFAPADHGTLIQDNADRSFPVTGISGIQHIALLTLEGSGMVGIPGFSKRLFDALLQERINVILITQSSSEHSITVGIHEVDMLKAKTAVDSEFSQEIQEKHIEPLIVERDMSIVAIVGDKMKNHHGTSGKLFSALGRNGVNVRAIAQGSTEKNISTVINKADIRKALNVLHEAFFETPLKQVNIFIAGVGNVGSKLLEQLHQQNTYLQNELGLQVRVIGLANSKKMLLQDNSFDLEQWREQLATGEPTDMPAFVQMIKTLNLRNSVFIDNTASKEVAAVYGEFLQHGISVVTCNKIACSSAYSDYKKLKDLGRQFNASFLFETNVGAGLPVINTLNDLIRSGDKVRSIEAVLSGSLNFVFNNFVQDASFRTVVKAAQDEGYTEPDPRIDLSGVDVMRKILILARESGAVMELDDITNHSFLPAACLDAPSVADFYEQLDVHAGHFLAIRQQADAVGKKLKFVAKYEDGKASVGLQSVAPDHPFYNLEGKDNIVLYTTHRYAAQPLIVKGAGAGADVTASGIFADIIRTAR
- a CDS encoding homoserine kinase gives rise to the protein MDAIKVFAPGTVANVACGFDVIGLAMDAPGDEMILRRTDKPGITISAIHGANLPTDPLQNVAGVAVQALLQKYANPDIGIDIEIFKNIHPGSGIGSSAASSAGAVVGVNHLLGQPFTPKQLVRFAMEGERLASGAAHADNVAPAVMGGFTLVRSYKPLDITSLHTPADLWVSVIHPQIEVKTSDAREILKQKVLMTDAIRQWGNVGALVAGLYQENYDLISRALEDVIVEPVRAILIPAFYALKTKCKDAGALGGGISGSGPSVFMLSKGEENARKVAAMMDTIYAPLGVDYKIYVSKINTQGVKVI
- the thrC gene encoding threonine synthase, whose product is MHYYSLQNPQHRVSFEEAVVKGLAPDKGLYFPDHIPQLDKDFIDHLEQYDDLDIAYRVISPFVGHEIPEADLKQIIKDTLHFPFPLEKVADHIYALELFHGPTLAFKDVGARFMAGCLGYFRRNSTRPVTVLVATSGDTGGAVAHGFYNVPGIRVVILYPSGKVSTLQEKQLTTLGGNIVALEIQGTFDDCQQLVKTAFLDDDLQAHCQLTSANSINVARWLPQMFYYFLAYKQMKQAYPHLVFSVPSGNFGNICAGMMAAAMGMPVQRFIAATNINDTVPRFMETGKYTPGKATPTLSNAMDVADPSNFVRILRLFSDNLPALREKLTSGSFTDAATVTTMETVWAQHHYMLDPHGAVGYLGLEKYFQPAPGTAGIFLETAHPIKFADTAPAGLQDKITAPARIQELYDQPKAAVLLPDNYAALKQWLLANG
- a CDS encoding tetratricopeptide repeat protein yields the protein MKYLAILFLTACLSCQSSTHRQAVTTAADTVLYSPLIVPYTDSIQQFPEKHELYYRRGLLLFNTHPKLAQTDFEKAGALAPAITDYWAGAGEAALLNNEYSKAVAHFHQALQTAPGYGYLQYRLATAMVENQSYKSADSLADILAHGQGPRDQAYYLKARIAEDRRDTAQAIKHLTAAISIAGPHSEYDAVMELGDLLQAQRSPAALHYYDLAYQLDSTNAEPLYSKGQYEEQLGKTADAVKSYRQAILTDPGYQAAYMSLGKISMAQQHWKEGVQYFNMAAKTSPTDAAAYYYRASCYEKLGNKTLAIEDYTKALSFKKAYPEAQQALDRLLK